In Maridesulfovibrio sp., the genomic stretch GCTCGGATACGTTCATAGGGGTCTGGAAAAACTCGCTGAAATTCGCGATTACCACCAGATGATCCAAGTTGTAGAACGTGTCTGCGGTATCTGCTCCAACATCCACTCAATGTGCTATTGTCAGGGCATTGAAGAGATCATGGGAATCGAGATTCCCGATAGAGCCAAGTACCTCCGCACAATCTGGTCCGAACTTCACCGTATGCACAGCCATCTGCTATGGCTGGGGCTCTTTGCCGATGCTTTCGGTTTTGAAGCCCTGTTCATGCAGTTCTGGCGCATCCGTGAACGGATCATGGACATCAACGAAGCAACCACAGGCAGCCGTGTTATCACTTCTGTCAACGTGGTCGGCGGTGTCCGTCAGGACCTGACCCCTGAAATGTGTTCCTGGATTCTTTCCGAAGTGGATACTGCGGTTAAAGAAATCAAAGAAATCCAGAACACAATCCTCAATGACTACACTGTGTGTCACCGGACCAAAGGTGTAGGCGTCATGACCAAAGACCAGGCTTACGACTTAGGTGCAGCAGGACCTACCCTGCGCGGTAGCGGCATTGCTTCCGACATGCGCCTGCTGAAGTACGCAGCATTTGATAAAATCGACTTCGAACCTGTCGTTGAAAACGACGGTGACTGCTACGCACGTTCCACCGTACGTTTCCGCGAAACCCTGCAATCTGCTGATCTGGTAAAACAGGCTCTTGCAGGACTCCCGCAGGGCGACATTGCAGCTCCCTGCAAAGGCAATCCCGAAGGCGAAGTTATAACCCGCGTGGAGCAGCCCCGCGGTGAATGCCTCTACTACATCAAGGGTAGCGGCAAGAAGTTCCTTGACAGGGTCCGCATCAGAACCCCCACGTTTGCGAACATTCCGCCTCTCCTGGCAATGCTTCCCAACTGTGAACTGGCTGATGTTCCGGTTATCATTCTGTCAATCGACCCGTGCATCAGCTGCACGGAACGCTAGGAGGCCGAGACATGCTTAACATGACTCCCACAGTACTGAAGAACCTCCTTCAAAAAAGCTCCACTCGCATGTATCCCGTCGAGAAACGCGAGCCTTTTGATCGCTACAGAGGTGAACTGTTCAACAACATTGACGAGTGCATTTTTTGTAAAAAATGCGAAATGAAATGCCCTTCCCAGTGCATTACCGTCACCAAGGATAAAGACAGCGGTACCGGAACATGGGTCTGCGATCCATTCGCATGTGTCTACTGCTCCATCTGCGTCGATCACTGCCCGACCAACAGCCTGTACATGAAACCTGTACACCGCGCCCCGTCCGCAGAACGCGAAATGATAGAACAGACCGGTAAGGTCAAACCGCCCAAGAAAAAAGCCAAGAAGTAATTCTTTAGCTTAGTTCGAACCATAGAAATCCCCATAATCTTCGGATTATGGGGATTTCATTTATCTTCGGCATACCGCGCGATACCCCTCTGAGGGGGAGCACAGATCGCTATAACCAGTCTTGGTTAAGTTGTAATCCTAAAATACTTTAAACATCATCCTCAGTTTTAAACTCAAGAATGTCGCCAGGCTGACATTGCAGACACCTGCAAATAGCATCAAGAGTACTGAACCTAATTGCCTTGGCCTTTCCTGTTTTAAGCACAGAAAGATTCTGCGGGGTGATCCCTACGGCCTCGGCCAGTTCTTTTGATGAGACCTTCCTTTTTGCCAGCATCACATCAAGATTGATAAGTATCGCCATATACCCCTCTTAAATAATGAGCTTGGCTTCATCTTGAAGCTTACGCCCTTCATCCATAACCCATGAAATTGCCAGAATCACACAGGCGATAACAATATTGCTGGCATTAGTGTCATCGAAACCGATCATAATTAACCTTTTACCCACCGGATTATTCATAGTCGCAATGTACGATATCGCAGTCTGGATAACCGGATAAAGAACCTCTCCTATCAACAATGCCCATGCAGCCTTGCTATAACATGCTGAATTCTCGGAGGTAAAAATATGTCCATCAGAATAGAGCTTGAACAGCTTAGCCAGCTGCCAGCAGCAGAACATTCTCAGCGCCACATATGGACAAGAAACCAGCAGTCCTAAAAATTTCTGGGTCACTGTCAGCGGGCCCAAGTACTCGGGATCTAAACCCTGTAGGCACTCAGAAATAAAATACGAATTAATATCTCCATTAAACAGAACCCAGCAAGCTGTTTCAATAATAGGAATAGCAACCAAAGCCACCCAAAAAGCATACCGCAAAAAAATACTGATTCTCTTAATCCTGCTCATTTATGTCTCCTTAAACTTCAAACGTGATTTAGCATTGAATTACGGCAATAAATTATCGTTTGTCAATAATTTATCATTGTAATTCATGAATCAGTCTTGTGCAGAAACTAAAAAAAAAGACAGCTGAACCAAGTTCAACTGTCTAAATATCCACATGAAATGTCTGGAAATTTTTAAATCTAATCAACGAAGATATGGTCAGGAATGTCTGGAATATTATCCCAGTCTGGTAAACAGGATGCCGTGAACCACGGGGTTTTGATTCGCAGGCAATGCAATTTCATCCGCCCTATAGCAACACCGTACTTCACATCACCGACAATTGGAAAGCCGCGTGAAGAGAGCTGCACCCTTATCTGATGGGTGCGTCCGGTATGCAGCTTAACCATGAGCAGAGATTTATCCCTGCCGACATCAAGGGCCAACACCGAACTTAAAGCCTCTTTGCCGGAACCGACCTGCATTTTCTCACGTCCTTTAGGGCCGCGTTTTTCCATTTTATCCCGCAGATCAGTCCAGCCCTCTTGCGGCCAGCGGCCTTCGATCTGAGCCAGATAAAATTTGCCGCCTTCGCCGTGTTCGGCAAAAAAATCCGAAAGATTCTTCTGCCCCTGATGGGATTTACCAGCCAGAATCAAGCCGGAGGTATCACGGTCCAACCGATGGGCCGGAGCCGGTTTATAAGAGGCTTCAGCAAACATGGAAAGCAAACGGTCAGCAACAGAGTCATCGTGGCCGCTGCCCCCCTGAGTGGGGATTCCCGCAGGTTTGCAGACTGCCAGATAATTGTCATCTTCATAGACAATTGACAGCGCAGGCAGATGTTTTTGCTGGAAATCCTCAGCATGGTATGGAGGAATTCGCACGATCTGGCCTTCACGGACCAGATCAAATGGCTTACAGCGACCCTTATCCACACGCACATTGCCTTTGCGAATCCAACGCATAATTGCAGAGCGCGGCACATCACTACCTACCCTGCGCTCAAGAAAACGGACCAGCTTCTGCCCTGCCTCGGCTTTTGTCACTTCTACAAATTCAGCAGCCATCAAACTATAATAAACCAGGCAAGAAAGTCACAGTTGAAGGGACAGCCAGCATAAGCGCCACGAGCACGACGTAGGCAAGCATAAAATAGCTCACCCCTAGAAATACCCGATCTATCGACACATCTTCTGCCATGGAAGCGACAATGAACGTGGTCACACCAACAGGCGGTGTAATCGCGCCAAGGGTCGTCACAATGGTGATCAACACACCAAACCAGACCGGATCATAGCCCATAGCGCTAACGATTGGAAAAAAGATCGGAATAGTGATCAACAGCAGGGCCAGTGCATCCATAACCATTCCGCCGATAATATAAATAACGCATATAAGCAGGATGATGACAGTTGGTGGAATCGGCAGCGCGGCCACAAAGCTTGCAGCCTCAAACGGAATGCGTGTCACAGCCAGAAAACGTCCGAAAATAACCGCACCCAGCATGACCACCATAATCATGCAGGAGACTTTAAGCGTATCGCTGACAGCGGCAGCAAAACGTTTGAAAGTCATCTCACGCGACACAATACTGATCAGGAGCGCAAAGGCAGACCCTGCGGCACCGGCCTCAGTGGGGGTGAACCAACCCGCAAAAAGCCCACCCATGACCATTACAAAAAGGATTACCATTTCAATGGAACCGGGCAGCGAAGCCAGCTTTTCTTTGAAAGTAGCTTCCGGTCCGGCAGGCCCCCAGTCGGGGTGGGTTACACACATCACATAGACAGTCAGCAGGAAAAGCCCACAAAGCAGAACTCCGGGAATGACCCCGCCCATAAACAACCTGCTGATGGATTCCCCGGTCTGCAAACCGATGATGATAAGCACTACACTGGGTGGGATAACTACGCCAAGAGTTGCTCCGGCAGCAACCGATCCTGTGGAGAGAATGGGGTTATATTTGAATTTCTTCATTTCCGGCAGGGCCACAGTGGACATGGTCGCAGCGGTAGCTGTATTGGAACCGCAGATAGCCGCGAAACCGGCACAGGCCATAACAGTAGCCATTGCGATGCCGCCACGGATGTGTCCCATCCAGGCATAAGCCGTCTTGTAGAGTCGTTCATTAACCCCGGAATAAAAACAGATCTGGCCCATGAGGATGAATAGGGGGATGACTGTCAGCCCATAAGATGAAAAGACATTCCAGATTTCAGTACCGAGCATCCCGTATGCGGCTTTAAGATTCAAAACTTTGGCAAAGCCGATAAAGCCGATGATCCCCATGGCGAATCCCACGGGCACCCGCAGCACAAGAATAACCAGCAGCAGGCAGATAACACCTACGATTCCAACAGTAATCGGTTCCATAATATTAAGCGGGTTTAAGCGGTTCCTTGCCGCGAAGAATACGGAGAATATCAAGCATAATCACAAAAGACATGGATAAACAGCCAAATGCCACGGCAAAGACAAAGGGATAAAAATGGATGCCCAGAGTCTCAGAAAGTTCTTCGAGATCGTAAAGGAACATGCCATACTTATAAGTCTCATTTGCGCAAAAAACAAAGAATACACAAGAAACTGCACTGGATAATGCATCCAGCACAATCTGCGCAGGGCGGGGAAAATATTTGAACAGCAAGCCAACGGCAATATGACTGCGGTGCAAATGGGAAAATCCTAACGAAAATCCTGCGGTCACCGCGCCAAGGAATCCCATCAGCTCAAAGGTTCCCTTGACCGGAACCCAGACCGCCCGCGACACCATGTTCGCGCAAGCCAGTAAAATCATCAGCGTCAGTGCAGATCCGGCAATTACCGCAAGTATCCGACAGATCCAGATCGCTATTTTTTCTAAAGATTCAATCATGATATTTATGTGCCTCCGGCGGCCGGGGAAGCGGAGAGTATTAAAAGGTTTTGGAATTCTTAAACCCTGTAGCAAAAGGTTTAAAGACCCCGGCAGGGACTGTCGGTAGACCCGCCGGGGCATCATAAACTATTTTTCGTATTTTACGCGGGAAGCTTCGACATCGGAGAGAACTTTTGCTCCATCGATTCCTTTATCAGCAGCTTTTTTCTTCCAATCTTCGATTAGCGGCAGGGTATTCTCTTTGATTGCCTTCATGTCTGCATCAGACATTTTGATCATTTCAATAGCATACTTTTCTTTAGCCCATGCGAGAGAACGATTTACGTGCTCATCCATGTACTTCCCGGTCCATTCTGCCTGTTCGCGGCCAAGGTCATCGAGAACCTTTTTGACATCATCAGGCAACGCCTTCCATGACCGCATATTCATGATAATAGCAAAGGGATAAACAGCGGTATTTGTCTCGGTTTCGTAGCGGCATATTTCAGCGAAATTCAAATCTTTCAGAACTTCAAAAGAAGAAAACAGACCTTTGACCACACCCTTCTGCAAAGCTTCGGGAGTTGCGGACATAGGCATGGAAACCGGGGTTGCGCCGAGAGATTCAAGAATCTTGGATAAAATCCCGGAAGCGCGAACTTCAAGCCCTTTCAGATCACCAAGCTTGCGGACAGGCACCTTGGTCATAATGTTCGAAGGTGCGGAAGTAAACATGGTCAGCACCTTGAATTTACGAAATTCTTTAGGCTGATACTTGGTGTAAAGGTCCCAAAGGGCGAGACTGGCGGAAGCTGAAGAGGTAAAACCAAGGGGCAGTTCAAATACAGAACAAAGAGGGAAAACTCCCGGATGGTATGCAAGGCTGACGCAGCCGATATCAGCCTGACCCTGCATTACCCCACGCAGAGTATTCTTTGCACCAAGAAGTGTAGATCCGGGATATGTCTGAACCTGAACCTTACCGCCGGTTCTCTTCTCTACTTCATTTTTCCAGCGCTCCATCTGGATACAGGGAAAAGTTTTGGCGGGCGGGAAGTTGGCGTAGCTGAGGCTGATCTCCGCACCAAAAACAACTGGAACAGAACACATCAACGAAGCACAAAACATCAAAACAGCAAGAATTCCGGCAAATCTCCCGGTTCTCATCATCGCTTCCTCCATTGTAAGGGCTTACTTTTTGAATTGTCTGCGAAGCAGGGCAAGGCAACTTCGCTTATAAGAAAAGGCAGTTTATTACAAGAAAAGGCCTCCCGCAAGAAGCGAAAGGCCTTATTAAAGACTTATTGGCCCTGATTGAGTTCATAGGCCATAATCAGCGTCTTCCTAAACTTAACCCCTAAAGCACCGGGGTAGGTGTTCAGCAGACAATAAAGTTCGTCTTTACCGTCATTGTCAACATCGCCTATACCGTAGCCTGTCACTGTTCCTTTAATGCGGCGTGTTTTCCATGCGAGGTTCAGACCTACACCATCCCAGTATTCGGAATGAATTTCACCCTGCGAAAAGTTCTTATAGTTTGAGAAGACCTGCCCGGCAACGGAAAGGTCCTTATTCAAGAGAACTTCTTTCTTCTCTTGATCCGAGACAGAAGTTACTACAACCGGGAGAGGAATGAAGTAGTTATGCTCAATCCTTTCGCTTTTAGTCTTTTCATTCAGGCCTCTGGGCTTGGAAATAGTATCAATGGATACAGATGAGGAGTTATAACTATCTGTGCTTTCATAGATAGGCTCAAGCTTCTTATCATACAAGTTAATGCGCCCATATTTATTCAGCACGAGAACCTTATATTCACCATCCTTGGCAGGAATATAGGTAAGGTTGAATACGTTGGTGAAGCTGGGCACACTCATTTTACGGATAGGGATCAAGTCTCCGTTGGAAAATGAATACTCAACAAGATGCTTGGAATAAAAAGTCCTGTTAGGGTCAAACTGCTGCCCGATAATGGTCTCGGTGAAGTTCGGCGGAGTACGTACCACAGACAGAAAACGCTTATCGCGGTCCAGAAGGACCTTAGGAGTTTTATTCTTGAATGAAAGAATGTAGGAGATTGGTTTTCTGTCAACTTCAGTGCACAAAACAACCTCATAAACACCGTCACGGTCAACATCAATACCGCTGACACGTAGACCGGAAGAACGGCTGCCGAACTCATAAGTAAGAACTTCTGTCAGACGCTGGCCATCAATGGCGAGAACTTTAATGGACTTTTCTCCCAGAATAACCAGATCCTTTTTACCATCGCCGGTTACGTCCTGAACGAAACCGCCGCGGTTAACAAATTTTATACTCTGGCTGCGCCAGCGGCCCGGAGTTTCCGTTCCGCCCTGATATCTGAACTGAGGGTTGATTTTACTTTCAACAACCTTACCGGCAGCTCCGGCGCTTATGAACTCAGGGTTCATTGGGCTGTCAGGACGGGCTTCGAGGCGTTTTTTCTCTTCTGCACTATCCTTTTTACTCCCGGCTTTTTTGAAAAGCTCGCCCTTAATGTCTTTTGCAATGCCGTCGATGGCCGGGATCAGCTCGGAAATAGTAGTCTGGGCACTTTTGCGCCAAGAGTGACCCTCAGCGTTAATCATGCGCACATCAACAGAAGCCTGCTTTCCTGCAATAAGTACGGAGCCAATAGCAATGTAGTCCACACCGAGCCCCTGAACGCTTTTAACCTCTTCCACTTTGTTCTTAGGAACATCAGCAGCCTTGAGATCAGCAGATCCGGCCATTGGTTCGAAATGACCAGTCCAGTTCAAGCGAGAAATGAGCATGGTCTGCACACCGCGACTCAGGTATTTATATTGAGCAGGCCCGTTGATTTCAAAGGGAAACACAGCGTATCGCTTGGCATCATTCGCAAAAGATGCTGTTGCAGACAGCATGGTCATGGCGACAATGAAAAAAATCATCAAACGTCGAAACAATATCATTATTCCTCCAGACTAATTTATCAAAATATATTATTAAATTACAAAATATTATCCATCAACAAAACCATACCGGCAAAACAATGGAACGGCAGCCGGCTCTGCCTTTTATTCAAAAACGAGTAAATCGCTTGTAACAGCTAATGCAACGGGACGCAAAGTTTTAGATTTGAACCCGGTGAGAACTACAGGATGAATCACTTGTCAAACGGACCGTGCTGTTTTATCTCTCTGGCTCCTGTTTACGGCGTTTATTGGGCATTCTAGATCACGGCATGTCATCCTGAATAGATATCAGGCTAAATTTTTACATTTTTTTACCCCATTGCGACACCTGCCCCTTGATCTTCCGTAAAAACTACCTGACCGCAACATATTTTTATGACTACAGATTTAAGAACATTCAGACTCGTCTGCTCCACTAAAGATGTAAAGACAGTCGAAGAACTGCTTCGGGCGCAAGGCTTTGAGTTCAGACCGGAACCTTTCTATTCCATGGCCCGCATTCTGGAGAAAGAGCCATTTCCGCTCGGGGAATCCGTTGCAGCAAGATTCGGACGAATCTATATTCAGGACCGCTCCTCCATGCTGCCGCCGCTGATGCTCGCGCCAGAAGAAGGGGATGTCGTTTTGGATATGTGTTCCGCACCCGGAAGCAAGACAGGACTTCTGGCTCGGCTGGTAGGTCGAAACGGCTTTGTGCTTGCCAGTGAACCTTCCGGTGACCGGCTGGCTCTGCTGCGCCAGAACATGCGCAAAGTTCAAGCCGTGAACACTGCCACAATGCACTATGAATCGCAGAAGCTGCCACTGCCGCCATCAAGCTGGAAAATCATTCAGCTTGATCCGCCATGCAGCGGCTGGGGAACGCTGAATAAAAATCCCAAGGCTATGGAAGTATGGAAGGGCGAGAAAACCGTCCCGCTGGTCAACCTGCAACGTAAACTGCTGGCCAAAGCATACGACCTGCTGGCTCCTGGCGGACGGCTGGTCTACTCCACATGCACCACAAACGTACAGGAAAATGAAGAGCAGACCCGCTTTGCAGTTGAAGAGCTGGGCTTCGAACATTTCGCCCTGCCCCACCCTGAAGGGTTTACCATCGCCGACCCGCATCTTCCCAATATGGACGGAGTACTACGCGTGGACGGTTCCGGCGGAGGACAGGGATTTTATCTTTGCGGACTGCGCAAACCGGGCGACGAAGAACCGCAGCTACCTGAAAGCTGTAAGCCTGCCGGCAGAAAAGTAGACATAAAGAAAACGGAATTCCCCGATTCAGTAACTCTCTCCGCTCTACCGGAAGGTGAAATATACGAATTCAAGGATAAGGTCATGTTTCTGAATAAGCATGCCTTGGAGATACTCCCTCAGGAGCTACGCTGGCAGGGATTCCCTGTCGGCAAAATCAACCGTGGCAAATTCAAGCCCGATCCATTTGCCCGCTGTCTGCTGCCCAAAAAACCGGACAGCACAGCACTGGTAATCGATAAACCGCAGGACATAACCAACCTGCTCTCCGGTCAAAGCCTGCCAGCACCTGCAAAGGGCAAGGGACCGGTAGGGCTGTACTATAACGACATGCTGCTCGGATTCACCGGTAAGAAAGGAACCCGGTATATCTGGACAGATAAGTAATATAAGGA encodes the following:
- a CDS encoding nickel-dependent hydrogenase large subunit; this translates as MARTIIPFGPQHPVLPEPLHVKLVVEDEIVQEAIPALGYVHRGLEKLAEIRDYHQMIQVVERVCGICSNIHSMCYCQGIEEIMGIEIPDRAKYLRTIWSELHRMHSHLLWLGLFADAFGFEALFMQFWRIRERIMDINEATTGSRVITSVNVVGGVRQDLTPEMCSWILSEVDTAVKEIKEIQNTILNDYTVCHRTKGVGVMTKDQAYDLGAAGPTLRGSGIASDMRLLKYAAFDKIDFEPVVENDGDCYARSTVRFRETLQSADLVKQALAGLPQGDIAAPCKGNPEGEVITRVEQPRGECLYYIKGSGKKFLDRVRIRTPTFANIPPLLAMLPNCELADVPVIILSIDPCISCTER
- a CDS encoding 4Fe-4S dicluster domain-containing protein; its protein translation is MLNMTPTVLKNLLQKSSTRMYPVEKREPFDRYRGELFNNIDECIFCKKCEMKCPSQCITVTKDKDSGTGTWVCDPFACVYCSICVDHCPTNSLYMKPVHRAPSAEREMIEQTGKVKPPKKKAKK
- a CDS encoding helix-turn-helix transcriptional regulator — encoded protein: MAILINLDVMLAKRKVSSKELAEAVGITPQNLSVLKTGKAKAIRFSTLDAICRCLQCQPGDILEFKTEDDV
- a CDS encoding DUF2975 domain-containing protein, whose protein sequence is MSRIKRISIFLRYAFWVALVAIPIIETACWVLFNGDINSYFISECLQGLDPEYLGPLTVTQKFLGLLVSCPYVALRMFCCWQLAKLFKLYSDGHIFTSENSACYSKAAWALLIGEVLYPVIQTAISYIATMNNPVGKRLIMIGFDDTNASNIVIACVILAISWVMDEGRKLQDEAKLII
- a CDS encoding RluA family pseudouridine synthase produces the protein MAAEFVEVTKAEAGQKLVRFLERRVGSDVPRSAIMRWIRKGNVRVDKGRCKPFDLVREGQIVRIPPYHAEDFQQKHLPALSIVYEDDNYLAVCKPAGIPTQGGSGHDDSVADRLLSMFAEASYKPAPAHRLDRDTSGLILAGKSHQGQKNLSDFFAEHGEGGKFYLAQIEGRWPQEGWTDLRDKMEKRGPKGREKMQVGSGKEALSSVLALDVGRDKSLLMVKLHTGRTHQIRVQLSSRGFPIVGDVKYGVAIGRMKLHCLRIKTPWFTASCLPDWDNIPDIPDHIFVD
- a CDS encoding TRAP transporter large permease, encoding MEPITVGIVGVICLLLVILVLRVPVGFAMGIIGFIGFAKVLNLKAAYGMLGTEIWNVFSSYGLTVIPLFILMGQICFYSGVNERLYKTAYAWMGHIRGGIAMATVMACAGFAAICGSNTATAATMSTVALPEMKKFKYNPILSTGSVAAGATLGVVIPPSVVLIIIGLQTGESISRLFMGGVIPGVLLCGLFLLTVYVMCVTHPDWGPAGPEATFKEKLASLPGSIEMVILFVMVMGGLFAGWFTPTEAGAAGSAFALLISIVSREMTFKRFAAAVSDTLKVSCMIMVVMLGAVIFGRFLAVTRIPFEAASFVAALPIPPTVIILLICVIYIIGGMVMDALALLLITIPIFFPIVSAMGYDPVWFGVLITIVTTLGAITPPVGVTTFIVASMAEDVSIDRVFLGVSYFMLAYVVLVALMLAVPSTVTFLPGLL
- a CDS encoding TRAP transporter small permease, whose protein sequence is MIESLEKIAIWICRILAVIAGSALTLMILLACANMVSRAVWVPVKGTFELMGFLGAVTAGFSLGFSHLHRSHIAVGLLFKYFPRPAQIVLDALSSAVSCVFFVFCANETYKYGMFLYDLEELSETLGIHFYPFVFAVAFGCLSMSFVIMLDILRILRGKEPLKPA
- a CDS encoding TRAP transporter substrate-binding protein, translated to MRTGRFAGILAVLMFCASLMCSVPVVFGAEISLSYANFPPAKTFPCIQMERWKNEVEKRTGGKVQVQTYPGSTLLGAKNTLRGVMQGQADIGCVSLAYHPGVFPLCSVFELPLGFTSSASASLALWDLYTKYQPKEFRKFKVLTMFTSAPSNIMTKVPVRKLGDLKGLEVRASGILSKILESLGATPVSMPMSATPEALQKGVVKGLFSSFEVLKDLNFAEICRYETETNTAVYPFAIIMNMRSWKALPDDVKKVLDDLGREQAEWTGKYMDEHVNRSLAWAKEKYAIEMIKMSDADMKAIKENTLPLIEDWKKKAADKGIDGAKVLSDVEASRVKYEK
- a CDS encoding FG-GAP-like repeat-containing protein, which translates into the protein MILFRRLMIFFIVAMTMLSATASFANDAKRYAVFPFEINGPAQYKYLSRGVQTMLISRLNWTGHFEPMAGSADLKAADVPKNKVEEVKSVQGLGVDYIAIGSVLIAGKQASVDVRMINAEGHSWRKSAQTTISELIPAIDGIAKDIKGELFKKAGSKKDSAEEKKRLEARPDSPMNPEFISAGAAGKVVESKINPQFRYQGGTETPGRWRSQSIKFVNRGGFVQDVTGDGKKDLVILGEKSIKVLAIDGQRLTEVLTYEFGSRSSGLRVSGIDVDRDGVYEVVLCTEVDRKPISYILSFKNKTPKVLLDRDKRFLSVVRTPPNFTETIIGQQFDPNRTFYSKHLVEYSFSNGDLIPIRKMSVPSFTNVFNLTYIPAKDGEYKVLVLNKYGRINLYDKKLEPIYESTDSYNSSSVSIDTISKPRGLNEKTKSERIEHNYFIPLPVVVTSVSDQEKKEVLLNKDLSVAGQVFSNYKNFSQGEIHSEYWDGVGLNLAWKTRRIKGTVTGYGIGDVDNDGKDELYCLLNTYPGALGVKFRKTLIMAYELNQGQ
- a CDS encoding RsmB/NOP family class I SAM-dependent RNA methyltransferase, translated to MTTDLRTFRLVCSTKDVKTVEELLRAQGFEFRPEPFYSMARILEKEPFPLGESVAARFGRIYIQDRSSMLPPLMLAPEEGDVVLDMCSAPGSKTGLLARLVGRNGFVLASEPSGDRLALLRQNMRKVQAVNTATMHYESQKLPLPPSSWKIIQLDPPCSGWGTLNKNPKAMEVWKGEKTVPLVNLQRKLLAKAYDLLAPGGRLVYSTCTTNVQENEEQTRFAVEELGFEHFALPHPEGFTIADPHLPNMDGVLRVDGSGGGQGFYLCGLRKPGDEEPQLPESCKPAGRKVDIKKTEFPDSVTLSALPEGEIYEFKDKVMFLNKHALEILPQELRWQGFPVGKINRGKFKPDPFARCLLPKKPDSTALVIDKPQDITNLLSGQSLPAPAKGKGPVGLYYNDMLLGFTGKKGTRYIWTDK